In Lachnospiraceae bacterium, one DNA window encodes the following:
- a CDS encoding Uma2 family endonuclease → MPLLKNDQYTSEDYWNLPEGTRAELIDGKFYDMAPPSRIHQEISYQLSRVIGNYIAEKGGNCKVYPAPFAVNLDADDKDWVEPDISVICDPNKLTDRGCSGAPDLIIEIASPASSKMDYIKKNVLYLEAGVKEYWIVNPIKEWVTVYRYEEDAAPTNYTFTQPITVGIYKNLTITIADLLN, encoded by the coding sequence ATGCCATTATTAAAAAACGATCAGTATACATCCGAAGACTACTGGAACCTGCCAGAAGGAACCAGAGCAGAGCTCATTGACGGTAAATTCTATGACATGGCACCGCCCAGCCGCATCCACCAGGAAATTTCTTATCAGCTATCAAGAGTAATCGGAAATTATATCGCAGAAAAAGGGGGAAACTGCAAAGTATACCCCGCCCCATTCGCTGTCAACCTTGACGCAGATGATAAAGACTGGGTAGAACCAGATATTTCTGTTATCTGCGACCCGAATAAGCTTACTGATCGGGGATGCTCCGGAGCTCCTGACCTGATTATAGAAATTGCTTCACCAGCTAGTAGCAAAATGGATTACATCAAGAAAAACGTTTTATATTTAGAAGCAGGAGTAAAAGAATACTGGATCGTAAACCCGATAAAAGAATGGGTTACTGTATATCGTTATGAGGAAGATGCGGCGCCTACCAATTACACTTTCACGCAGCCGATCACTGTAGGTATCTACAAAAACTTAACTATTACCATTGCAGACTTATTAAACTAA
- a CDS encoding tyrosine-type recombinase/integrase produces MPRRKKHSRLPNGYGSIRYLGKNRKNPYAVHPPANIDGDRPAALCYVDDWMKGFIILTAYKAGTYKPGMEKDLQVLSTDEKDLDTLAQKLMADYSLIKGVTPPEKPKTFADVYQLFYEAKFHEGNKFSQSSKYSTQAAYKNSAALHDLPWESLRATDFQSVIDNCPLKRSSIELILNLFHQLCAFAVDMNISDKNYSRNLTITKDEDDEHGVPFTPTELMTLWYHADNDIVELLLILCYSGWRITEAGKLHIDLDQGYYEGGIKTKAGKGRIVPIHSAVYPLVKHRYEKYGTLLPMCAYNFRLNMYKILNELGIEKHTPHDCRHTFSKLCEDSHVNENDRKRMIGHAFGNDVTNRVYGHRDLRDLKIEIEKIDKECFVTLL; encoded by the coding sequence ATGCCAAGAAGAAAAAAGCACAGCCGCCTTCCCAACGGCTACGGCTCCATCCGCTACCTGGGAAAGAACCGGAAGAACCCATATGCAGTCCATCCGCCTGCAAATATCGACGGTGACCGCCCTGCAGCCCTCTGTTACGTTGATGACTGGATGAAGGGCTTCATCATACTGACTGCCTACAAAGCCGGCACTTATAAGCCTGGTATGGAAAAGGACCTGCAAGTATTATCTACAGACGAAAAAGATCTGGACACTCTGGCTCAGAAGCTCATGGCAGACTACAGCCTGATTAAGGGTGTAACTCCACCAGAAAAGCCTAAGACATTTGCTGATGTTTATCAGCTTTTCTACGAAGCAAAGTTCCATGAAGGAAACAAATTTTCCCAAAGCAGCAAATACTCCACTCAGGCCGCCTACAAAAACAGTGCTGCACTCCATGACCTTCCATGGGAATCTTTAAGAGCTACTGACTTTCAAAGCGTCATAGATAACTGTCCGCTGAAACGCAGCAGCATTGAACTGATTCTCAACCTTTTCCACCAGTTATGCGCTTTCGCTGTTGATATGAATATTTCAGATAAAAACTACAGCCGAAATTTAACGATCACCAAAGACGAAGATGATGAACATGGCGTTCCCTTTACTCCTACAGAGCTAATGACCTTATGGTACCATGCAGACAATGATATCGTGGAACTATTGCTCATATTGTGTTATTCTGGCTGGCGTATCACAGAGGCAGGAAAATTACATATTGACTTGGATCAAGGCTACTATGAAGGCGGAATAAAAACAAAAGCCGGTAAGGGCCGCATTGTCCCCATCCACTCAGCAGTCTATCCCCTGGTAAAACATCGCTATGAAAAATATGGAACACTCCTGCCAATGTGTGCGTATAACTTCCGCCTTAATATGTATAAGATTTTAAATGAGCTTGGTATAGAAAAACATACCCCTCACGATTGCCGTCATACTTTTTCCAAACTCTGTGAAGACAGTCATGTAAATGAAAATGACCGGAAGCGTATGATCG
- a CDS encoding DUF4160 domain-containing protein has translation MPQVFKIAGYTVYFWVNENDPLEPVHVHISKGVPSPNATKIWITKNGKCLLCNNNSKIPDKQLRVFMQIIEARSKSVLDLWYSTFKQISFYC, from the coding sequence ATGCCTCAGGTTTTTAAAATCGCTGGATATACTGTTTATTTCTGGGTTAATGAAAATGATCCTCTGGAACCGGTTCATGTGCATATTTCCAAAGGGGTTCCTTCTCCCAATGCTACTAAAATATGGATCACAAAAAATGGCAAATGCCTTTTGTGCAATAACAATTCCAAAATTCCAGATAAGCAGCTCAGGGTTTTTATGCAGATTATTGAAGCCCGCAGTAAGTCAGTGCTCGACTTATGGTATTCAACATTCAAACAGATTAGCTTTTACTGTTAA